A portion of the Hydrogenispora ethanolica genome contains these proteins:
- the trmFO gene encoding methylenetetrahydrofolate--tRNA-(uracil(54)-C(5))-methyltransferase (FADH(2)-oxidizing) TrmFO encodes MRPVVIIGAGLAGSEAAWQLVKRNVPVRLYEMRPGKMTPAHHSGDFAELVCSNSLRGASLENAVGLLKEEMRRFDSIIMRAADATSVPAGGALAVNRHEFSQKVAELLLESPLLEVVREELTAIPEGPVIVATGPLTSPGLAEAIQQFTGQQYFYFYDAAAPIVTAESLNREIVFEASRYDKGDGAYLNCPFSREEYERFWEDLTKAEVSEAHLPNERAIFFEGCMPVEVLASRGRDTLRFGTMKPVGITDPRTGRRPYALVQLRPENRDGSLYNLVGFQTHLKWGEQQRVFRMIPGLENAEFARFGVMHRNTYINAPVVLLPTYQAQRRSDLFFAGQITGVEGYVESASSGLLAGLNCARIALGQTPLEFPATTAIGSLVQYICHADSRYFQPMNVNFGLMEPLGERVKGKKERHLMYSERALRILETYKTDFNL; translated from the coding sequence ATGAGGCCGGTTGTTATTATCGGGGCTGGTTTAGCAGGTTCTGAAGCAGCCTGGCAATTGGTCAAGCGGAATGTTCCAGTCCGTTTGTATGAGATGCGTCCGGGAAAGATGACTCCGGCCCATCATAGCGGCGATTTTGCTGAGCTGGTTTGCAGCAATTCGCTGCGCGGCGCGTCACTCGAAAATGCCGTCGGCTTACTGAAAGAAGAAATGCGCCGGTTTGATTCGATCATTATGCGCGCCGCCGATGCCACCAGTGTCCCGGCTGGAGGCGCCCTGGCGGTCAACCGTCATGAGTTCTCGCAAAAAGTGGCGGAACTTTTGTTGGAAAGTCCCTTGCTCGAGGTGGTTCGGGAAGAGTTGACTGCGATTCCCGAAGGTCCGGTCATCGTGGCCACCGGGCCATTGACCTCCCCCGGTTTGGCGGAGGCGATTCAACAGTTTACCGGGCAACAGTATTTTTATTTTTACGATGCCGCCGCCCCGATCGTCACAGCGGAATCGCTGAACCGGGAGATCGTATTTGAGGCTTCCCGTTATGATAAGGGAGACGGGGCGTATTTGAATTGTCCCTTTTCCCGGGAGGAGTATGAGCGGTTTTGGGAAGATCTGACGAAGGCGGAGGTATCTGAGGCTCATTTACCTAATGAGCGGGCGATCTTCTTTGAAGGTTGCATGCCGGTGGAGGTTTTGGCAAGCCGGGGTCGGGATACGTTACGTTTTGGAACGATGAAACCGGTTGGGATCACCGACCCGCGCACTGGCAGGAGACCTTACGCGCTGGTTCAGTTACGTCCCGAAAATCGTGATGGCAGTCTTTATAATTTGGTTGGATTTCAGACTCATTTAAAATGGGGAGAGCAACAACGGGTCTTTCGGATGATTCCTGGATTGGAAAACGCCGAGTTTGCCCGATTCGGAGTCATGCATCGCAATACCTACATCAACGCGCCGGTCGTGTTGCTTCCCACGTATCAAGCACAACGACGTTCCGATTTATTCTTTGCCGGCCAGATCACCGGGGTTGAAGGTTATGTCGAGTCAGCCAGTTCCGGGTTGCTGGCCGGTCTCAATTGTGCCCGGATTGCTCTCGGCCAAACCCCGCTCGAATTTCCCGCCACAACGGCTATCGGCTCATTGGTCCAATATATATGCCATGCCGATTCCCGCTATTTCCAACCCATGAATGTCAATTTTGGGTTAATGGAGCCTCTCGGCGAAAGGGTAAAAGGGAAAAAAGAACGGCATTTAATGTACTCCGAAAGAGCATTGCGGATCCTTGAAACCTATAAAACAGACTTCAATTTATAA